Proteins found in one Toxotes jaculatrix isolate fToxJac2 chromosome 18, fToxJac2.pri, whole genome shotgun sequence genomic segment:
- the mapk8ip3 gene encoding C-Jun-amino-terminal kinase-interacting protein 3 isoform X4, which produces MMELQIDEVVYQDDYGSGSVMSERVSGLANSIYREFERLIRSYDEEVVKELMPLVVNVLENLDAVLTENQEHEVEVELLKEDNEQLITQYEREKALRKQAEEKFIEFEDSLEAEKKDLQIQVEFLELQAKQLELKTKNYSDQITRLEERESDMKKEYNALHQRHTEMIQTYVEHIERSKLQQAGSNSQSEGPGCGRTSKAERPPSLGLYHSGEGMVRGGLGGARMMPGKDIWQVSELGQSTFSSAYQEDGSESDSVAATPSSTGSKSNTPTSSVPSASVTPMNEGFLPHSEFDVMRAGNHRKNGKRLSRNMEVQVSQETKNVGIGMGSSDEWSDFQEIIDSTPDLDMCVDPRVYGGGNSPSQGIVNEAFGINTDSLYHEIKDAKSDIIGDVDAGAELLGEFSGMGKEVENLLTENKQLLETKNALNIVKNDLIAKVDELSGEQEVLREELEALKQSKNKVDARVKELEEELKRLKAEASRDSKDEGGDDFSSPMQDGDMTMTQRRRFTRVEMARVLMERNQYKERLMELQEAVRWTEMIRASRESPPIQEKKKSTIWQFFARLFSTSSSPPPVKRPYYSVNIHYRSPSPASLSQRRSHTMCQISTSNRTLEFFPEELASNGVASLLSDSAMLARREQRREQYRQVREHMRRDDGIMQTCGWSVPSRFRQTGGQTDSTQDSPLKRQQTTNEKEDTRMKNVPVPVYCRPLVEKDPNRKLWCAAGVDLTGWKVSSLESVPAKALSGSSDPLHAEEDGAEKKSSHNSPEKRKSKELQETDTMSSRVWILTSTHSASKVVIIDANQPGSLVDQFNVCNAHVLCISSVPAASESDYPAGEIVLDPSDGSAGGGEDTGGVEGMLAGITLVGCATNCSVARSNCSSRTDTPIMDKGQAPTAPPMNGKIHPAQSAEEATEATEVPESTASHTEMGSGPPGPFTEHVFTDPQPRPADPSDRGSGQSKEETSQAPESEDGGEEAKNYTSVAPTMWLGAQNGWLYVHSAVGNWKKCLHSIKLKDSVLSLVHVKGRVLVALADGTLAIFHRSEDGQWDLSNYHLMDLGRPHHSIRCMAVVHDKVWCGYKNKIHVIQPKSMQIEKSFDAHPRRESQVRQLAWIGDGVWVSIRLDSTLRLYHAHTHQHLQDVDIEPYVSKMLGTGKLGFSFVRITALLIGGNRLWVGTGNGVIISIPLTETNKVSPTSSGGVIHVYGDDGSEKSSGSFIPYCSMAQAQLCFHGHRDAVKFFVSVPGNVLATLNGSVLDSPSEGQGSTAPPETEAQSVHHVLVLSGGEGYIDFRIGDGEDDETEEGESGGAAQMKPALCKAERSHIIVWQVSYVSE; this is translated from the exons AAATTCATTGAGTTTGAGGATTCGTTGGAAGCTGAGAAGAAGGACCTGCAGATACAGGTGGAGTTTCTGGAGCTGCAGGCGAAACAGCTGGAGCTCAAGACAAAGAATTATTCTGACCAGA tcactCGGCTGGAGGAGCGAGAATCAGACATGAAGAAAGAGTACAACGCTCTGCACCAGCGCCACACCGAG ATGATTCAGACGTACGTCGAGCACATAGAGCGGTCCAAATTGCAGCAGGCGGGGAGCAACAGCCAATCGGAAGGCCCCGGCTGTGGACGAAC CAGCAAAGCGGAGCGACCACCATCGTTGGGCCTGTACCACAGCGGCGAGGGCATGGTACGTGGGGGTCTCGGGGGGGCTAGGATGATGCCCGGGAAAGACATCTGGCAGGTCAGCGAGCTCGGCCAGTCTACCTTCAGCTCCGCCTATCAG GAGGATGGATCAGAGTCCGACTCAGTGGCGGCCACACCCAGCAGCACAGGAAGCAAGTCCAACACACCCACCTCCTCCGTCCCCTCCGCCAGCGTCACCCCCATGAACGAGGGCTTCCTCCCGCATTCCGAGTTCGATGTGATGCGGGCCGGGAACCACAGGAAAAACGGCAAGCGGCTCAGCCGGAATATGGAGGTGCAAGTTTCCCAGGAAACCAAGAATGTTGGCATCG GTATGGGAAGCAGTGACGAGTGGTCAGACTTTCAGGAGATCATAGATTCTACTCCTGACCTGGACATGTGTGTGGACCCCCGTGTGTACGGAGGAGGAAACAG CCCTTCCCAGGGTATAGTGAATGAGGCCTTCGGCATCAACACCGACTCCCTCTACCACGAGATCAAAGACGCCAAGTCAGACATCATTGGAGATGTAGACGCAGGCGCCGAGCTGCTAG GCGAGTTCTCAG GGATGGGCAAGGAGGTGGAAAACCTgctgacagagaacaaacagctCCTAGAGACCAA AAACGCTCTCAACATTGTGAAGAACGACCTTATTGCCAAAGTGGACGAGCTGTCGGGGGAGCAGGAGGTGCTGAGGGAGGAGCTGGAGGCCTTGAAGCAGTCCAAGAACAAGGTGGACGCCAGAGtcaaggagctggaggaagaaCTCAAGAG GTTAAAAGCAGAGGCGTCTCGGGACTCcaaagatgaaggaggagatgaT TTCTCATCACCCATGCAGGATGGCGACATGACAATGACGCAGCGGCGGCGATTCACGCGGGTGGAGATGGCCCGCGTGCTGATGGAGAGGAACCAGTACAAAGAGCGActgatggagctgcaggaggcCGTACGGTGGACAGAAATGATCAg GGCATCCCGAGAGAGTCCTCCCATCCAAGAGAAAAAGAAGTCTACCATCTGGCAATT CTTTGCACGTCTCTTCAGCACATCGTCCAGCCCTCCGCCTGTCAAGCGGCCGTACTACAGCGTCAACATCCACTACAGGTCTCCGTCACCAGCCAGTCTCTCTCAGCGACGCAGCCACACCATGTGTCAGATCTCCACCTCCAACCGCACACTGGAGTTCTTCCCCGAAGA ACTGGCCAGTAACGGTGTTGCGTCTCTCCTTAGTGACTCAGCAATGTTGGCTCGCCGAGAGCAGCGGCGTGAACAGTATCGACAGGTCCGCGAGCACATGCGCCGCGATGACGGTATCATGCAGACCTGTGGCTGGAGTGTGCCGTCTCGCTTCAGACAg ACTGGTGGTCAGACGGACAGCACTCAGGACAGCCCGCTGAAGAGACAACAG ACGACCAACGAAAAAGAGGATACACGCATGAAGAATGTTCCCGTCCCTGTGTACTGTCGCCCTCTGGTAGAGAAGGACCCCAACAGGAAG CTGTGGTGTGCAGCAGGAGTGGACCTGACAGGATGGAAGGTTAGCAGCCTGGAGTCGGTACCAGCCAAAGCGCTGTCAGGCAGCAGTGATCCCCTGCATGCTGAGGAGGATGGAGCTGAGAAGAAGAGCAGCCACAACTCCCCAGAGAAGAGGAAG TCCAAGGAGCTCCAAGAAACAGACACCATGAGCAGTCGAGTGTGGATACTCACCAGCACCCACTCTGCCAGCAAGGTGGTCATCATCGACGCCAACCAGCCGGGCTCACTGGTCGACCAGTTCAACGTGTGCAATGCCCACGTACTCTGTATCTCCAGTGTGCCGG CTGCCAGTGAGAGCGACTATCCAGCAGGAGAGATTGTGCTGGATCCAAGTGATGGCAGTGCAGGGGGAGGCGAGGACACAGGTGGTGTGGAGGGCATGTTGGCTGGTATCACTCTCGTCGGCTGCGCCACCAACTGCAGCGTTGCCCGTAGCAACTGCTCCTCACGCACTGACACCCCCATAATGGACAAAGGACAAG CCCCTACTGCTCCCCCCATGAATGGGAAGATTCACCCCGCACAGTCGGCTGAGGAAGCCACAGAAGCCACCGAGGTTCCTGAGTCAACAGCCAGCCACACAGAAATGGGTTCTGGACCTCCAGGACCGTTTACTGAGCATGTCTTCACCGATCCCCAGCCTCGACCAGCAGACCCCTCTGACAG AGGTTCTGGTCAGTCCAAAGAGGAAACGTCTCAGGCTCCAGAGTCCGAGGACGGAGGTGAAGAGGCCAAAAACTACACTAGTGTGGCCCCCACCATGTGGCTCGGGGCCCAGAACGGCTG GCTCTATGTCCACTCAGCTGTTGGAAACTGGAAGAAGTGTCTACACTCCATCAAACTCAAAGACTCGGTGCTCAGTCTTGT GCATGTGAAAGGTCGTGTACTGGTTGCCCTCGCTGACGGGACCCTCGCCATTTTCCATAGATCAGAGG ATGGCCAGTGGGATTTGTCCAACTACCACCTAATGGACCTCGGACGGCCTCATCACTCCATTCGCTGCATGGCTGTCGTCCACGATAAAGTGTGGTGCGGCTATAAGAACAAGATCCACGTCATCCAGCCCAAGAGTATGCAGATCGAG AAGTCCTTCGATGCCCACCCTCGCAGGGAGAGCCAGGTACGACAGCTAGCGTGGATCGGTGATGGCGTGTGGGTGTCAATCCGACTCGACTCGACCCTGCGTCTCTACCATGCTCATACACACCAGCACCTCCAGGACGTGGACATTGAGCCATACGTCAGCAAGATGCTGG GTACTGGCAAGCTGGGCTTCTCTTTTGTGCGAATCACAGCACTACTGATCGGTGGAAATCGTCTTTGGGTAGGAACTGGAAACGGTGTGATCATCTCCATCCCACTGACAGAGA ccAATAAGGTTTCTCCCACATCGTCTGGTGGAGTGATCCACGTGTACGGCGACGACGGCTCTGAGAAGAGCAGCGGCAGCTTCATCCCCTACTGCTCCATGGCACAGGCCCAGCTCTGTTTTCATGGACACCGTGATGCTGTCAAGTTCTTCGTCTCAGTGCCCG GCAATGTCCTGGCCACCCTAAACGGCAGTGTTCTGGACAGTCCATCGGAGGGGCAGGGCTCCACAGCACCCCCAGAGACGGAGGCCCAGAGTGTTCACCACGTGCTGGTGCTGAGCGGAGGAGAGGGCTACATTGACTTCCGTATAG gggATGGAGAAGACgatgagacagaggaaggagagagtggTGGGGCTGCACAAATGAAACCTGCTTTGTGCAAAGCTGAGCGGAGCCATATCATTGTCTGGCAGGTGTCTTACGTATCCGAGTGA
- the mapk8ip3 gene encoding C-Jun-amino-terminal kinase-interacting protein 3 isoform X6 — protein sequence MMELQIDEVVYQDDYGSGSVMSERVSGLANSIYREFERLIRSYDEEVVKELMPLVVNVLENLDAVLTENQEHEVEVELLKEDNEQLITQYEREKALRKQAEEKFIEFEDSLEAEKKDLQIQVEFLELQAKQLELKTKNYSDQITRLEERESDMKKEYNALHQRHTEMIQTYVEHIERSKLQQAGSNSQSEGPGCGRTSKAERPPSLGLYHSGEGMVRGGLGGARMMPGKDIWQVSELGQSTFSSAYQEDGSESDSVAATPSSTGSKSNTPTSSVPSASVTPMNEGFLPHSEFDVMRAGNHRKNGKRLSRNMEVQVSQETKNVGIGMGSSDEWSDFQEIIDSTPDLDMCVDPRVYGGGNSPSQGIVNEAFGINTDSLYHEIKDAKSDIIGDVDAGAELLGEFSGMGKEVENLLTENKQLLETKNALNIVKNDLIAKVDELSGEQEVLREELEALKQSKNKVDARVKELEEELKRLKAEASRDSKDEGGDDFSSPMQDGDMTMTQRRRFTRVEMARVLMERNQYKERLMELQEAVRWTEMIRASRESPPIQEKKKSTIWQFFARLFSTSSSPPPVKRPYYSVNIHYRSPSPASLSQRRSHTMCQISTSNRTLEFFPEELASNGVASLLSDSAMLARREQRREQYRQVREHMRRDDGIMQTCGWSVPSRFRQTTNEKEDTRMKNVPVPVYCRPLVEKDPNRKLWCAAGVDLTGWKVSSLESVPAKALSGSSDPLHAEEDGAEKKSSHNSPEKRKSKELQETDTMSSRVWILTSTHSASKVVIIDANQPGSLVDQFNVCNAHVLCISSVPAASESDYPAGEIVLDPSDGSAGGGEDTGGVEGMLAGITLVGCATNCSVARSNCSSRTDTPIMDKGQAPTAPPMNGKIHPAQSAEEATEATEVPESTASHTEMGSGPPGPFTEHVFTDPQPRPADPSDRGSGQSKEETSQAPESEDGGEEAKNYTSVAPTMWLGAQNGWLYVHSAVGNWKKCLHSIKLKDSVLSLVHVKGRVLVALADGTLAIFHRSEDGQWDLSNYHLMDLGRPHHSIRCMAVVHDKVWCGYKNKIHVIQPKSMQIEKSFDAHPRRESQVRQLAWIGDGVWVSIRLDSTLRLYHAHTHQHLQDVDIEPYVSKMLGTGKLGFSFVRITALLIGGNRLWVGTGNGVIISIPLTETVVLHRGQLLGLRANKVSPTSSGGVIHVYGDDGSEKSSGSFIPYCSMAQAQLCFHGHRDAVKFFVSVPGNVLATLNGSVLDSPSEGQGSTAPPETEAQSVHHVLVLSGGEGYIDFRIGDGEDDETEEGESGGAAQMKPALCKAERSHIIVWQVSYVSE from the exons AAATTCATTGAGTTTGAGGATTCGTTGGAAGCTGAGAAGAAGGACCTGCAGATACAGGTGGAGTTTCTGGAGCTGCAGGCGAAACAGCTGGAGCTCAAGACAAAGAATTATTCTGACCAGA tcactCGGCTGGAGGAGCGAGAATCAGACATGAAGAAAGAGTACAACGCTCTGCACCAGCGCCACACCGAG ATGATTCAGACGTACGTCGAGCACATAGAGCGGTCCAAATTGCAGCAGGCGGGGAGCAACAGCCAATCGGAAGGCCCCGGCTGTGGACGAAC CAGCAAAGCGGAGCGACCACCATCGTTGGGCCTGTACCACAGCGGCGAGGGCATGGTACGTGGGGGTCTCGGGGGGGCTAGGATGATGCCCGGGAAAGACATCTGGCAGGTCAGCGAGCTCGGCCAGTCTACCTTCAGCTCCGCCTATCAG GAGGATGGATCAGAGTCCGACTCAGTGGCGGCCACACCCAGCAGCACAGGAAGCAAGTCCAACACACCCACCTCCTCCGTCCCCTCCGCCAGCGTCACCCCCATGAACGAGGGCTTCCTCCCGCATTCCGAGTTCGATGTGATGCGGGCCGGGAACCACAGGAAAAACGGCAAGCGGCTCAGCCGGAATATGGAGGTGCAAGTTTCCCAGGAAACCAAGAATGTTGGCATCG GTATGGGAAGCAGTGACGAGTGGTCAGACTTTCAGGAGATCATAGATTCTACTCCTGACCTGGACATGTGTGTGGACCCCCGTGTGTACGGAGGAGGAAACAG CCCTTCCCAGGGTATAGTGAATGAGGCCTTCGGCATCAACACCGACTCCCTCTACCACGAGATCAAAGACGCCAAGTCAGACATCATTGGAGATGTAGACGCAGGCGCCGAGCTGCTAG GCGAGTTCTCAG GGATGGGCAAGGAGGTGGAAAACCTgctgacagagaacaaacagctCCTAGAGACCAA AAACGCTCTCAACATTGTGAAGAACGACCTTATTGCCAAAGTGGACGAGCTGTCGGGGGAGCAGGAGGTGCTGAGGGAGGAGCTGGAGGCCTTGAAGCAGTCCAAGAACAAGGTGGACGCCAGAGtcaaggagctggaggaagaaCTCAAGAG GTTAAAAGCAGAGGCGTCTCGGGACTCcaaagatgaaggaggagatgaT TTCTCATCACCCATGCAGGATGGCGACATGACAATGACGCAGCGGCGGCGATTCACGCGGGTGGAGATGGCCCGCGTGCTGATGGAGAGGAACCAGTACAAAGAGCGActgatggagctgcaggaggcCGTACGGTGGACAGAAATGATCAg GGCATCCCGAGAGAGTCCTCCCATCCAAGAGAAAAAGAAGTCTACCATCTGGCAATT CTTTGCACGTCTCTTCAGCACATCGTCCAGCCCTCCGCCTGTCAAGCGGCCGTACTACAGCGTCAACATCCACTACAGGTCTCCGTCACCAGCCAGTCTCTCTCAGCGACGCAGCCACACCATGTGTCAGATCTCCACCTCCAACCGCACACTGGAGTTCTTCCCCGAAGA ACTGGCCAGTAACGGTGTTGCGTCTCTCCTTAGTGACTCAGCAATGTTGGCTCGCCGAGAGCAGCGGCGTGAACAGTATCGACAGGTCCGCGAGCACATGCGCCGCGATGACGGTATCATGCAGACCTGTGGCTGGAGTGTGCCGTCTCGCTTCAGACAg ACGACCAACGAAAAAGAGGATACACGCATGAAGAATGTTCCCGTCCCTGTGTACTGTCGCCCTCTGGTAGAGAAGGACCCCAACAGGAAG CTGTGGTGTGCAGCAGGAGTGGACCTGACAGGATGGAAGGTTAGCAGCCTGGAGTCGGTACCAGCCAAAGCGCTGTCAGGCAGCAGTGATCCCCTGCATGCTGAGGAGGATGGAGCTGAGAAGAAGAGCAGCCACAACTCCCCAGAGAAGAGGAAG TCCAAGGAGCTCCAAGAAACAGACACCATGAGCAGTCGAGTGTGGATACTCACCAGCACCCACTCTGCCAGCAAGGTGGTCATCATCGACGCCAACCAGCCGGGCTCACTGGTCGACCAGTTCAACGTGTGCAATGCCCACGTACTCTGTATCTCCAGTGTGCCGG CTGCCAGTGAGAGCGACTATCCAGCAGGAGAGATTGTGCTGGATCCAAGTGATGGCAGTGCAGGGGGAGGCGAGGACACAGGTGGTGTGGAGGGCATGTTGGCTGGTATCACTCTCGTCGGCTGCGCCACCAACTGCAGCGTTGCCCGTAGCAACTGCTCCTCACGCACTGACACCCCCATAATGGACAAAGGACAAG CCCCTACTGCTCCCCCCATGAATGGGAAGATTCACCCCGCACAGTCGGCTGAGGAAGCCACAGAAGCCACCGAGGTTCCTGAGTCAACAGCCAGCCACACAGAAATGGGTTCTGGACCTCCAGGACCGTTTACTGAGCATGTCTTCACCGATCCCCAGCCTCGACCAGCAGACCCCTCTGACAG AGGTTCTGGTCAGTCCAAAGAGGAAACGTCTCAGGCTCCAGAGTCCGAGGACGGAGGTGAAGAGGCCAAAAACTACACTAGTGTGGCCCCCACCATGTGGCTCGGGGCCCAGAACGGCTG GCTCTATGTCCACTCAGCTGTTGGAAACTGGAAGAAGTGTCTACACTCCATCAAACTCAAAGACTCGGTGCTCAGTCTTGT GCATGTGAAAGGTCGTGTACTGGTTGCCCTCGCTGACGGGACCCTCGCCATTTTCCATAGATCAGAGG ATGGCCAGTGGGATTTGTCCAACTACCACCTAATGGACCTCGGACGGCCTCATCACTCCATTCGCTGCATGGCTGTCGTCCACGATAAAGTGTGGTGCGGCTATAAGAACAAGATCCACGTCATCCAGCCCAAGAGTATGCAGATCGAG AAGTCCTTCGATGCCCACCCTCGCAGGGAGAGCCAGGTACGACAGCTAGCGTGGATCGGTGATGGCGTGTGGGTGTCAATCCGACTCGACTCGACCCTGCGTCTCTACCATGCTCATACACACCAGCACCTCCAGGACGTGGACATTGAGCCATACGTCAGCAAGATGCTGG GTACTGGCAAGCTGGGCTTCTCTTTTGTGCGAATCACAGCACTACTGATCGGTGGAAATCGTCTTTGGGTAGGAACTGGAAACGGTGTGATCATCTCCATCCCACTGACAGAGA CGGTGGTCCTTCACCGGGGACAGCTCCTGGGTCTGAGGG ccAATAAGGTTTCTCCCACATCGTCTGGTGGAGTGATCCACGTGTACGGCGACGACGGCTCTGAGAAGAGCAGCGGCAGCTTCATCCCCTACTGCTCCATGGCACAGGCCCAGCTCTGTTTTCATGGACACCGTGATGCTGTCAAGTTCTTCGTCTCAGTGCCCG GCAATGTCCTGGCCACCCTAAACGGCAGTGTTCTGGACAGTCCATCGGAGGGGCAGGGCTCCACAGCACCCCCAGAGACGGAGGCCCAGAGTGTTCACCACGTGCTGGTGCTGAGCGGAGGAGAGGGCTACATTGACTTCCGTATAG gggATGGAGAAGACgatgagacagaggaaggagagagtggTGGGGCTGCACAAATGAAACCTGCTTTGTGCAAAGCTGAGCGGAGCCATATCATTGTCTGGCAGGTGTCTTACGTATCCGAGTGA